A genomic window from Bacillota bacterium includes:
- a CDS encoding PIG-L family deacetylase, with protein sequence MSWRVMVWGAVAVVCVALAGSLWFATGVIRGLGKAGGRQAWRALAIVLSVTVASGCLYALWFAWPMFTGRRPAPKDPALARALGEPVTHGGLSVLAVVAHPDDAEWYCGGTLARTVAAGSKVTVIVATDGERGRGAPSSGELAAIRRREQQEAARIMGYTRTVFLEIPDRGVSRADDLKGRIAAVWDEVKPDIVLTFDAESPSRPYVHPDHQAVGHAVLSILHEKREKPATAYLFSSAEPNAVVDITQLVDRKLAAIHAHRTQFGRTGGRGAVDQNYAAGESSGLEYAEMFRVVQPLP encoded by the coding sequence GTGTCCTGGAGGGTCATGGTATGGGGGGCCGTCGCTGTCGTGTGCGTGGCCCTGGCGGGGTCGCTGTGGTTTGCCACCGGGGTGATAAGAGGGTTGGGCAAGGCGGGTGGCCGCCAGGCATGGAGGGCGCTGGCCATCGTGCTGAGCGTTACTGTCGCGAGCGGGTGCCTCTACGCGCTGTGGTTTGCCTGGCCCATGTTCACCGGCAGGCGACCAGCCCCGAAAGACCCCGCTCTGGCCAGGGCTCTCGGCGAGCCTGTCACACACGGCGGACTGTCGGTACTGGCGGTGGTAGCCCACCCCGACGATGCCGAGTGGTACTGCGGCGGGACGCTGGCGAGGACGGTGGCGGCCGGCTCGAAAGTCACCGTAATCGTGGCAACCGACGGCGAACGCGGCAGGGGCGCGCCGAGCTCGGGTGAACTGGCGGCGATCAGGAGGCGCGAACAACAGGAAGCCGCGAGGATCATGGGATACACCAGGACGGTTTTCCTTGAGATCCCCGACAGGGGCGTATCCCGCGCGGACGACTTGAAGGGACGCATTGCAGCCGTGTGGGACGAGGTGAAACCCGACATCGTGCTGACGTTCGACGCCGAGTCCCCGTCGCGCCCGTACGTGCACCCCGACCACCAGGCCGTGGGTCACGCCGTGTTGAGCATCCTTCACGAGAAGCGCGAAAAACCGGCGACAGCCTATCTCTTCAGTTCCGCTGAGCCAAACGCGGTGGTGGATATAACACAGCTTGTTGACAGAAAGCTCGCGGCGATACACGCTCACCGCACCCAGTTCGGGCGGACCGGGGGCCGAGGCGCGGTCGACCAGAACTACGCCGCGGGAGAGTCGTCGGGGCTCGAGTACGCCGAGATGTTCCGAGTGGTCCAACCGTTGCCTTAA
- a CDS encoding EamA family transporter — MGKGWGGMGGKPRVEDVVARIESLARPEAVEGMARFGTAGRKVYGVPIPDLREMARGLKRDHELARDLWAVDSRETRILAGMIDDPKMVSPEQMDQWVMEFDSEAVQSKLRGSRCAARRRTEAETMASGYALAFASAAFIGLNTVANKVILSSGVSDMVAGAWTYLFATCLFIPLAARATTRGALGSLLKSADRRTTLLLAAWLLAGGAGGPMLYFLGLSRTSAIHGSLLNNLEAAFTALLAFGMFHEGIGPRGIAGSVIVLAGSAWLSWPAGAAAAGAGAGGATVLGDALISLGFFCWALECNLLRVIGPRLPVVTMLAAKTTTAMLVMGALALSQNGSLAIPRGVVPVTVASGLVFLALSILFGYSAIRRIGAGLTGLIITTSVIFGVLGSVVFLGESLHLSMLAPGAAIILGLAALATDPATGASLPPRTTPRDDTERSCS, encoded by the coding sequence TTGGGAAAGGGCTGGGGCGGAATGGGTGGTAAACCCCGTGTTGAGGATGTCGTTGCCAGGATCGAGTCCCTTGCGAGGCCGGAGGCGGTCGAGGGCATGGCCCGCTTCGGCACAGCCGGTCGTAAGGTGTACGGGGTTCCCATACCCGACCTGCGTGAGATGGCCCGCGGTCTGAAGCGGGATCACGAGCTTGCCCGGGATCTTTGGGCAGTAGACTCCCGCGAGACGCGCATCCTCGCGGGGATGATCGACGACCCAAAGATGGTTTCTCCAGAGCAGATGGACCAGTGGGTGATGGAGTTCGATAGCGAAGCCGTGCAGTCAAAGCTCCGCGGCAGCCGGTGCGCGGCCAGGCGCCGGACTGAGGCCGAGACGATGGCTTCCGGTTACGCTCTCGCATTCGCGTCGGCTGCTTTCATCGGCCTCAACACGGTGGCGAACAAGGTCATCCTGAGCTCGGGCGTCAGCGACATGGTCGCCGGCGCCTGGACGTACCTGTTTGCCACTTGCCTGTTTATCCCGCTTGCCGCCCGCGCCACTACGCGAGGCGCGCTCGGGTCGCTCCTCAAGAGCGCCGACCGGAGAACGACGCTGCTACTTGCCGCATGGCTCCTCGCGGGTGGCGCCGGCGGACCGATGCTGTACTTCCTCGGCCTCAGCAGGACCAGCGCCATCCACGGCTCGCTGCTCAATAACCTCGAAGCGGCATTCACAGCGCTTCTGGCATTCGGGATGTTTCACGAGGGCATCGGCCCGCGGGGAATCGCGGGGAGCGTCATCGTGCTGGCGGGTTCGGCGTGGCTCTCCTGGCCGGCGGGCGCTGCGGCCGCGGGTGCCGGGGCCGGCGGAGCCACGGTCCTGGGTGACGCCCTGATATCCCTGGGGTTCTTCTGCTGGGCCTTGGAGTGTAACCTGCTGCGCGTAATCGGCCCGCGATTGCCGGTCGTAACCATGCTCGCAGCCAAGACCACGACGGCCATGCTCGTAATGGGCGCCCTCGCCCTGTCTCAAAACGGGTCGCTGGCGATCCCGCGGGGCGTGGTTCCCGTCACCGTGGCGAGTGGCCTCGTCTTCCTCGCACTATCGATACTGTTCGGCTACTCGGCCATCCGCCGGATAGGCGCGGGCCTCACGGGGTTGATCATCACGACCTCCGTCATATTCGGCGTGCTCGGATCGGTCGTATTTCTCGGGGAATCGTTGCACCTGTCGATGCTCGCACCGGGCGCCGCGATAATCCTGGGGCTGGCCGCGCTGGCGACCGACCCGGCGACGGGCGCTAGCCTGCCTCCTCGAACGACCCCTCGCGACGATACTGAGCGATCTTGTTCCTGA
- a CDS encoding TAXI family TRAP transporter solute-binding subunit yields MSRRLRQAASVLVVVAVVLSFSACSGQQPAPEPKKEVQPAQPVPQQPQQGGKKFITIVTGSTGGTYYPVGTILANLWNEKLGSTGVAASAQSSGGTVENLNMIKGGEAQLAIAMTNLSLFNFQGAERFQGKANPKLRFLTALWPDVTQFVVTQASGINSIKDIKGKRFCVGAAGSGTEYSTRMILKVIGGLTFDDIRKEHLGYFESSQAMQNGQMDGMNAEGGVPTSAVSEIFASATRVKLLEFSDDDYKKLSKEVPFYVQHVIPANTYKGQDRDVKTLGVKCAIVGNSDLPEDLVYNLVKTMYENLASTKTAHKALEYLTLEKAVQGLPPVPLHKGALKYFKEKGLKVPDDLVPPEAK; encoded by the coding sequence ATGTCAAGGAGGCTCCGACAGGCGGCGTCCGTGCTGGTGGTCGTCGCGGTAGTCCTCTCGTTCTCCGCTTGCTCGGGTCAACAACCTGCGCCAGAGCCCAAGAAGGAGGTGCAACCCGCGCAGCCGGTCCCGCAGCAGCCCCAGCAAGGGGGTAAGAAGTTCATCACGATCGTGACGGGTTCCACCGGCGGAACCTACTACCCTGTTGGGACCATACTCGCCAACCTGTGGAACGAGAAGCTCGGCTCTACCGGGGTTGCTGCGTCCGCGCAGTCATCCGGAGGCACAGTTGAGAACCTCAACATGATCAAGGGCGGCGAAGCCCAGCTCGCCATCGCGATGACGAACCTGTCGCTCTTCAATTTCCAGGGCGCGGAACGATTCCAGGGCAAGGCCAACCCGAAGCTTCGCTTCCTCACAGCGCTCTGGCCCGATGTCACGCAGTTCGTAGTTACCCAGGCATCCGGCATTAACTCGATCAAGGACATCAAGGGCAAGAGGTTCTGCGTCGGCGCGGCTGGAAGCGGCACCGAATACAGCACCAGGATGATCCTGAAGGTGATCGGCGGCCTGACGTTCGACGACATCAGGAAGGAGCACCTCGGCTACTTCGAGTCCTCCCAGGCCATGCAGAACGGCCAGATGGACGGCATGAACGCCGAAGGCGGCGTCCCCACGTCGGCCGTCTCGGAGATATTCGCGTCGGCTACAAGGGTGAAACTCCTGGAGTTTTCCGACGATGACTACAAGAAGCTGTCGAAGGAAGTCCCGTTCTACGTACAGCATGTGATTCCAGCCAACACGTACAAGGGCCAGGACAGGGACGTCAAGACGCTCGGCGTGAAATGCGCCATTGTGGGCAACTCCGACCTCCCCGAGGACCTGGTCTACAACCTGGTCAAGACCATGTATGAGAACCTCGCCTCGACCAAGACCGCTCACAAAGCGCTCGAGTACCTAACGCTGGAGAAGGCGGTCCAGGGGTTACCCCCTGTCCCCCTGCACAAGGGCGCTCTGAAGTACTTCAAGGAGAAGGGGCTCAAGGTCCCGGACGACCTGGTCCCGCCCGAAGCCAAGTAG
- a CDS encoding response regulator transcription factor, translating to MAIRVVIVDDQVIVREGLRAMLRLEPDIEIVGEAYDGPSAVETSRLHKPEVVLLDVKMPQSRGSDYIGPIREVSPSTRVVMLTAYDDEEYVQQAIRMGADGYALKNLSAAELVDAIRSVHAGSGYIDPAVARAVMDTVSFNTNVSSLTAREQEVLALIAEGLTNVQIAERLYLSINTVKFHVAQILRKLGVQRRTEAAVAALKQGYIPNKTQPD from the coding sequence TTGGCGATAAGGGTCGTAATAGTCGATGACCAGGTCATCGTCCGCGAAGGGCTGAGGGCGATGCTCCGGCTCGAGCCAGATATCGAAATAGTGGGGGAGGCTTACGACGGGCCGTCGGCGGTCGAAACGTCCAGGCTGCACAAGCCCGAGGTGGTCCTGTTGGACGTCAAGATGCCGCAGAGCCGCGGGAGCGACTACATAGGCCCGATAAGGGAGGTATCTCCCTCAACGCGGGTGGTCATGCTGACCGCCTACGACGACGAAGAATACGTGCAGCAGGCAATACGCATGGGTGCCGACGGCTACGCCCTGAAGAACCTGTCGGCGGCCGAACTGGTTGACGCGATACGAAGTGTCCACGCGGGGTCCGGTTACATCGACCCCGCGGTCGCGCGCGCGGTTATGGACACGGTGAGTTTCAACACCAACGTTTCGTCCCTGACTGCCCGCGAACAGGAGGTCCTGGCCCTCATCGCCGAGGGCTTAACCAACGTCCAGATCGCGGAGAGACTGTACCTGAGCATCAACACCGTGAAATTCCACGTGGCGCAGATCCTGCGCAAGCTCGGGGTACAGCGGCGAACCGAAGCGGCGGTCGCCGCGCTCAAGCAAGGCTACATCCCAAACAAGACTCAGCCGGATTGA
- a CDS encoding transporter substrate-binding domain-containing protein: MPVSNARPVAWRRVSRLLPAGALLATFWLNAVAFVAAAPGQYDSPGGPGTGTGGVVGVRLVETRTRVVRMAGDNNFPPFEFVSASGEYKGFNVDIMRAIALELGLDLELVPMPWASARDALELGFVDAIQGMKYSRERDQVLDFSVPYFRSAQGIFVKSDNLSVSGLESLAGLKVAVQEGDYGHEIVKKIHGVETVVFENQESAMDALLSGAVDAFVGNRFAGQYVAQRRRRTAELKIAGNPIDPADYCVAVKEGNRELASLLNAGLDTIKKKGTYEKIYAKWFGEEIQPPAAGLKRTLAILQGVLAVALVIGLAVVRWNRTLRKEVAVRTAALARSDALKDRILNSSFAGIAAISEDGRVLATNNRALELMGVERAEIQGKPWTDTYLRHMFDGDLIADVLSLGSTYRNLETRLKRNGSEVVLGYNAGPLYAAGGNHGGALVSFDDITENKQLQATLARRDKMEALGELVSGIAHEIRNPLTAIKAFLEMLPAKYDNESYRAEVTRHVPAEIDRLNRIISDLLEYSRPRRPVEEDVEVRQIIDDILVLFKSRTDGAGVLVSVDVQPTLRVRADKGQLKQIMINLMLNAVEATEGGGRVAVSGAAVDNRGVIAVEDNGPGISEKDLGRVFDPFFTTKEKGSGLGLWIAYELTKENGGDIELRSAEGAGTTVTVRLRLA, translated from the coding sequence ATGCCGGTATCCAACGCCAGACCCGTTGCCTGGCGACGCGTTTCCCGGCTGCTTCCGGCTGGGGCGCTGCTGGCTACGTTCTGGCTGAACGCGGTAGCCTTTGTCGCCGCCGCGCCCGGTCAGTACGATTCACCGGGAGGGCCCGGGACAGGGACGGGCGGAGTCGTGGGGGTCCGGCTGGTCGAAACGAGGACACGTGTCGTCAGGATGGCCGGGGACAACAACTTCCCGCCGTTCGAGTTCGTCTCGGCAAGCGGTGAGTACAAGGGATTCAACGTCGACATCATGAGGGCCATCGCGCTGGAACTCGGACTCGACCTCGAGCTCGTGCCTATGCCGTGGGCCTCGGCCCGTGACGCCCTCGAATTGGGTTTCGTCGACGCTATTCAGGGGATGAAGTACAGCCGCGAGAGGGATCAGGTACTGGATTTCAGTGTTCCCTATTTCAGAAGCGCTCAGGGGATATTCGTCAAATCTGACAACCTCTCGGTTTCGGGGTTGGAGAGCCTCGCAGGACTGAAAGTGGCGGTGCAGGAGGGTGATTACGGGCACGAGATCGTGAAGAAGATCCACGGGGTGGAGACCGTGGTGTTTGAGAACCAGGAATCCGCCATGGACGCTCTCCTTTCGGGGGCTGTCGACGCTTTTGTGGGAAACAGGTTCGCCGGCCAGTACGTAGCCCAGCGCAGGCGCCGCACCGCCGAGCTCAAGATCGCCGGTAATCCGATCGATCCCGCGGACTACTGCGTGGCGGTCAAAGAAGGCAACCGCGAACTGGCCTCCCTGCTCAATGCGGGGCTGGATACTATCAAGAAGAAGGGCACGTACGAGAAGATCTACGCCAAGTGGTTCGGGGAGGAGATCCAGCCGCCCGCGGCAGGCCTCAAGCGTACTCTTGCGATATTACAGGGCGTGCTCGCGGTGGCGCTCGTAATAGGTCTTGCCGTTGTCCGGTGGAACAGGACGTTACGGAAGGAAGTGGCCGTGCGCACTGCGGCACTGGCTCGCAGCGATGCGTTGAAGGACCGGATCCTCAACAGTTCGTTCGCGGGCATTGCGGCGATTTCCGAGGATGGCCGGGTCCTTGCGACAAACAACCGTGCCCTCGAACTCATGGGTGTTGAACGCGCGGAGATCCAGGGGAAGCCGTGGACGGACACCTACTTGCGGCACATGTTCGACGGGGACCTGATCGCCGATGTCCTGAGCCTGGGCTCGACCTACCGGAACCTGGAGACCCGGCTGAAACGAAACGGCTCGGAAGTGGTGCTGGGATACAACGCCGGGCCACTGTACGCGGCCGGCGGGAACCACGGTGGGGCCCTGGTTTCCTTCGACGACATAACTGAGAACAAACAGCTGCAAGCGACGCTGGCGCGGCGAGACAAGATGGAAGCGCTGGGGGAACTCGTTTCGGGGATCGCCCACGAGATCCGGAACCCGCTCACCGCGATCAAGGCGTTTCTGGAGATGCTCCCGGCCAAGTATGATAACGAGTCCTACCGGGCCGAGGTTACGAGACACGTTCCGGCGGAGATCGACAGGTTGAACCGCATCATCTCGGACCTTCTCGAGTACTCGCGTCCCAGGCGACCGGTTGAGGAGGACGTTGAGGTCAGGCAGATCATCGACGACATCCTCGTGCTGTTCAAGTCCCGCACGGACGGCGCCGGCGTGTTGGTGAGCGTGGACGTCCAGCCCACTCTGCGGGTGAGGGCCGACAAGGGGCAGCTCAAACAGATAATGATCAACCTGATGTTGAACGCGGTGGAGGCCACTGAGGGAGGAGGCCGTGTGGCCGTCTCGGGGGCGGCGGTCGATAACCGCGGGGTAATAGCGGTTGAGGATAACGGCCCTGGAATTTCCGAGAAGGATCTGGGCAGGGTCTTCGACCCGTTCTTCACAACGAAGGAGAAGGGCAGCGGCCTCGGGTTATGGATAGCGTACGAGCTTACGAAAGAAAACGGCGGCGATATCGAGCTCAGGAGCGCTGAGGGCGCCGGCACGACGGTCACCGTCCGATTGAGACTTGCGTGA
- a CDS encoding sigma-54-dependent Fis family transcriptional regulator has translation MQPVLLIIDDEEAICSSLRFALEDEYDVRTASDQPGAINVMESDDVGLVLLDLKLGKANGYDVLVEVKSHFPDTAVIVMTAYGSIRSSVECMRAGAYYYVTKPLDMEEVRHLLRQAREFAAMKRRIKYLEGELSDRYASGIVGSSKAMQKVFGLITKVRDIDANVLITGESGTGKELVARALHFGGRRARSRFEVVNCAAIPAALLESELFGHEKGAFTGAYARKPGSFEMADGGTVFLDEIGEMDMGLQSKLLRVIQNREFAPLGSTQPRRVDVRIIAATNKELSREVETGRFRQDLFYRLNVINIRVPALRERAEDIPLLVAHFIKRYGDRFSKAITGIDGGALKILERYGFPGNVRELENIIERAVALADGQTITAPDLPEWLSGDAEVRDSVRATTRHERLADIERAAIIESLKRHGGNRRATARSLGISERNLRNKIAQYRREGSFEEAG, from the coding sequence ATGCAGCCGGTGTTGCTGATAATCGACGACGAAGAGGCGATTTGCTCGTCCTTGAGGTTCGCCCTGGAGGACGAATACGACGTCAGGACGGCTTCTGATCAGCCGGGCGCCATTAACGTCATGGAGTCGGACGATGTGGGGCTGGTCCTGCTCGACCTCAAACTGGGCAAGGCAAATGGCTACGACGTGCTGGTCGAAGTCAAGTCGCATTTCCCGGACACCGCGGTGATCGTCATGACCGCCTATGGTAGCATCCGCTCGTCGGTGGAATGCATGAGGGCGGGCGCCTACTATTACGTCACAAAGCCGCTCGACATGGAAGAGGTGCGGCACCTGCTCAGACAGGCCCGGGAGTTCGCGGCCATGAAGCGCCGGATAAAGTACCTCGAGGGGGAGCTCAGCGACAGGTACGCCTCGGGAATTGTCGGCAGCAGTAAGGCGATGCAGAAGGTGTTTGGTCTGATCACCAAAGTGAGGGATATCGACGCAAACGTGCTCATCACCGGCGAGAGCGGGACGGGGAAGGAACTCGTCGCGCGGGCGTTACACTTCGGCGGCCGGAGGGCGCGCTCCAGGTTCGAGGTTGTGAACTGCGCTGCAATACCCGCCGCCCTCCTCGAGAGCGAGCTGTTCGGCCACGAAAAGGGGGCGTTCACCGGCGCGTACGCGAGAAAACCGGGGTCTTTCGAGATGGCGGACGGGGGGACCGTATTCCTCGACGAGATCGGGGAGATGGACATGGGCCTCCAGTCCAAACTGCTGAGGGTGATACAGAACAGGGAATTCGCGCCACTGGGGTCCACGCAGCCGAGGCGGGTGGATGTCCGCATCATCGCCGCGACGAACAAGGAGTTGTCGCGCGAGGTAGAGACCGGCAGGTTCCGGCAGGACCTGTTCTACAGGTTGAATGTGATCAACATACGCGTCCCGGCGCTGAGGGAGAGGGCGGAGGACATACCGCTCCTGGTAGCGCACTTTATCAAGCGGTACGGGGACCGGTTTAGCAAAGCGATCACCGGGATTGACGGTGGGGCGCTCAAGATCCTCGAACGCTATGGTTTCCCTGGCAACGTGCGGGAGCTCGAGAACATCATCGAGCGGGCGGTCGCTCTCGCCGACGGACAGACCATTACGGCCCCGGACCTCCCGGAGTGGCTGTCCGGTGACGCGGAAGTGCGCGACAGCGTTAGGGCTACAACGCGTCACGAGCGACTGGCGGACATCGAGCGCGCAGCCATAATCGAGTCACTGAAACGGCACGGCGGGAACAGGCGCGCCACGGCGCGGAGCCTCGGCATCAGCGAGAGAAACCTCAGGAACAAGATCGCTCAGTATCGTCGCGAGGGGTCGTTCGAGGAGGCAGGCTAG
- a CDS encoding TRAP transporter permease encodes MKTGWFSRFQMKMAEPAVQRTLEGWQLRFVVVLAVVASLIHIWMNSFSLMIAIKRNAIHLALMLSLTFLLYPGGKRSSLKGFSALDAVLAVLSAAVGLYLYFVYDSVVERALVLDPFDYVVALIAVLLVLEGARRAIGGILPVLAIVFLLYAKYGYLLSGPFAHRGFTWARILNRMYYTDEGLFGVTLMVSSSYVFMFIVFGAFLSKTGTAKFFNDFALSFAGRLRGGPAQVAVFASAIMGTISGSAQANVVTTGTFTIPLMKSIGYKPYFAGAVEAVASTGGILMPPIMGAAAFMMASFLGIPYLRVMMAGFIPALFYYFAVFLMVDREAAKLGLKGLPRERLPELRKVLAEGWHLMLPIVVIVVLLVRGLTPLYAAFFGLIATIVGSYLKPQTRLTLPKLIEALDEGARAAIGVGTSCAVVGFIVGVVAMTGLGQVIALNIMQLAMGRLWLALVLVMLASMCLGMGLPAEACYIITASVAAPALVRMGVLPLAAHFFVFYYGTLSCVIPPVALTSYTAAGIAKANPTQVALTGLKLAMAGLIIPYLFVYQPILLMESVDIGHLAWAVVSGTLGVFCLAIAAQRYFHEPVTRLEQMAMFGAAICLIDPGLVTDAIGAVLLVIGFGAHLIRTRRRKAAALRCGTCR; translated from the coding sequence ATGAAAACCGGGTGGTTCAGCAGGTTCCAGATGAAGATGGCCGAACCGGCCGTGCAGCGAACTCTCGAAGGCTGGCAACTGAGGTTCGTCGTCGTGCTCGCCGTGGTGGCGTCACTGATCCACATATGGATGAACAGCTTCTCACTGATGATCGCGATAAAGCGGAACGCCATTCACCTGGCATTGATGCTCTCGCTGACCTTTCTGCTCTACCCCGGCGGCAAACGCTCGAGCCTGAAGGGGTTTTCCGCCCTGGACGCGGTGCTTGCCGTCCTGTCTGCCGCGGTCGGCCTGTACCTCTACTTCGTCTACGACTCGGTCGTTGAGAGGGCCCTCGTACTCGATCCCTTCGACTATGTGGTGGCGCTCATCGCGGTCCTGCTCGTCCTCGAGGGCGCGAGGCGGGCGATCGGCGGTATTCTACCCGTGCTGGCAATCGTGTTCCTGCTTTATGCGAAGTACGGCTACCTTCTCAGCGGGCCGTTCGCGCACCGCGGTTTCACCTGGGCACGTATACTCAACCGGATGTATTACACAGACGAGGGCCTGTTCGGCGTGACCCTGATGGTCTCGTCCTCATACGTGTTCATGTTCATCGTGTTCGGGGCGTTCCTCAGCAAGACCGGGACCGCCAAGTTCTTCAACGACTTTGCGCTGTCATTCGCGGGGCGGCTGAGGGGCGGGCCGGCGCAGGTAGCGGTGTTCGCCAGCGCGATAATGGGCACTATCAGCGGGAGCGCGCAAGCCAACGTGGTCACCACGGGGACATTCACGATACCGTTGATGAAGAGCATCGGCTACAAGCCGTACTTCGCCGGCGCCGTCGAGGCGGTCGCCTCCACCGGGGGAATTCTCATGCCGCCGATTATGGGTGCTGCGGCATTCATGATGGCGAGTTTCCTCGGCATACCGTACCTGCGCGTAATGATGGCGGGCTTCATCCCCGCGTTGTTCTACTATTTCGCCGTGTTCCTCATGGTCGACCGGGAGGCTGCCAAATTGGGCCTCAAAGGCCTGCCGCGCGAGCGACTCCCCGAGCTGCGGAAGGTCCTGGCGGAAGGCTGGCACCTGATGCTACCGATCGTCGTCATCGTGGTGCTACTCGTCCGTGGGCTGACGCCGCTCTACGCGGCGTTCTTCGGCCTCATCGCGACTATCGTGGGGAGCTACCTGAAACCCCAGACGAGACTAACACTGCCGAAGCTGATCGAGGCCCTGGACGAGGGGGCGCGCGCCGCGATTGGGGTCGGGACGTCATGCGCGGTAGTCGGTTTCATTGTGGGTGTAGTGGCAATGACAGGGCTCGGGCAGGTCATCGCCCTGAACATCATGCAGCTGGCGATGGGCAGGCTGTGGCTTGCGCTCGTCCTGGTCATGCTGGCATCCATGTGCCTTGGTATGGGTCTCCCGGCGGAGGCGTGCTATATCATAACAGCCAGCGTGGCCGCACCTGCGCTGGTCAGGATGGGAGTACTGCCGCTCGCGGCGCACTTCTTCGTCTTCTACTACGGGACGCTGTCGTGCGTCATCCCACCAGTAGCTCTCACCTCATATACAGCCGCGGGGATCGCGAAGGCCAACCCCACTCAGGTGGCGCTTACCGGCCTAAAGCTGGCGATGGCTGGGCTGATAATCCCGTACCTGTTCGTTTACCAGCCGATCTTGCTGATGGAGTCCGTCGACATCGGCCACCTCGCGTGGGCCGTGGTTTCCGGTACGCTTGGGGTGTTCTGCCTGGCCATAGCCGCGCAGCGATACTTCCACGAACCGGTGACCAGGCTCGAGCAGATGGCCATGTTCGGCGCAGCGATATGCCTGATCGACCCGGGCCTGGTGACCGACGCCATCGGCGCGGTGCTTCTCGTGATCGGCTTCGGCGCGCATTTAATAAGGACGAGAAGGCGCAAGGCGGCGGCATTGCGCTGTGGTACCTGCAGGTAG